In Nostoc sp. CENA543, a single genomic region encodes these proteins:
- a CDS encoding TrbI/VirB10 family protein, with translation MTPHSGITETPPISLTPLPSEDLPVDNWESQMAKLVGLEEESPDEESASVIDQPSPVTPIADPTEQPLSSNPFAKLALVGTGTLTIVLVAGVFLSQMMSGTNQKPKPNNIVASPTPTPTASLSPEENLQQEVETLKTKLALAEQAQAVKQAQQSLRNSTIPTSRPTATPTVQTNPSVRTERFPVVQPTPRTVVIERPANSYLPPPIPVANSVIPQLPPPPVTPTAAPSTPNPFAEWSRLAKLGSYGEINTGSAPQIAATAQPSANNYVPPQPLNPDNYRPPSRIDPNTSIARYQVPKSLKVGTSARGVLATAAFGETTRNRGDDSNSDNPNMFVVQLREPLKDSSGAIALPAKTELLTQVRSISEQGLVQMKIAKVLIPSDGNLTERDVPENALLIRAGGGRPLVAQQYPNRSSSIASMDAGLFVLGGIAKAAELYNRTDSQVTVNGGSTVVTNDSNRRNIAAGVLEGGLNSVVPQISQRNQQAIAQMMQQSNVWLLPAGTEVEIYVNQAMQF, from the coding sequence ATGACTCCCCACTCTGGTATTACTGAAACTCCCCCCATCTCACTCACACCTTTGCCTAGTGAAGATTTGCCGGTAGATAACTGGGAATCACAAATGGCGAAATTAGTGGGATTGGAAGAAGAATCTCCCGATGAGGAATCTGCATCTGTTATAGATCAACCATCTCCGGTGACTCCCATCGCAGACCCCACAGAACAACCCCTATCATCAAATCCCTTTGCTAAGTTGGCTTTAGTGGGAACAGGAACTTTGACTATAGTGTTAGTGGCTGGTGTATTCCTCTCACAGATGATGAGTGGTACTAATCAAAAGCCCAAACCAAATAATATAGTTGCATCGCCAACCCCGACACCCACTGCTAGTTTGTCTCCAGAGGAAAACCTGCAACAAGAAGTAGAAACGCTCAAAACAAAGTTAGCTTTAGCTGAACAAGCCCAAGCTGTGAAACAGGCACAACAAAGCCTCCGCAATAGTACCATACCCACTTCCCGTCCAACGGCTACTCCCACCGTCCAAACTAACCCTAGCGTGAGAACTGAAAGATTTCCTGTAGTGCAGCCTACACCCAGAACTGTGGTAATTGAGCGTCCAGCCAACTCCTATCTACCGCCACCTATCCCTGTTGCTAATTCTGTCATCCCACAGCTACCACCTCCTCCCGTAACCCCAACAGCTGCACCATCCACACCCAACCCCTTTGCAGAATGGTCAAGGTTAGCTAAGTTGGGTAGTTATGGAGAGATTAACACTGGTAGCGCGCCGCAAATAGCCGCAACTGCTCAACCATCGGCTAACAATTATGTACCACCCCAACCGCTTAACCCCGATAACTATCGCCCACCCTCCAGAATCGACCCAAATACAAGTATAGCTAGATACCAAGTCCCAAAATCTTTGAAAGTAGGAACTAGTGCTAGAGGGGTACTAGCTACGGCAGCTTTTGGTGAAACTACTAGAAATAGAGGTGACGATAGTAACAGCGATAATCCCAATATGTTTGTCGTGCAGTTGCGAGAACCCCTCAAAGATAGTAGTGGCGCGATCGCCTTACCTGCAAAAACTGAGTTATTAACACAAGTGCGTTCCATCTCGGAACAGGGTCTAGTCCAGATGAAGATAGCCAAAGTCCTCATCCCCAGTGATGGTAATCTCACAGAAAGAGATGTACCCGAAAACGCCCTACTAATTCGTGCCGGTGGCGGTAGACCCCTAGTAGCACAACAATATCCCAATCGCAGTTCATCAATAGCCTCAATGGACGCAGGTTTATTCGTCTTAGGTGGGATAGCGAAAGCCGCAGAGTTATATAACCGCACCGATTCCCAAGTCACAGTCAACGGTGGTAGTACCGTCGTCACCAACGACTCCAACCGCCGAAACATCGCCGCAGGCGTACTAGAAGGTGGTTTAAACTCCGTCGTCCCCCAAATTTCCCAACGCAACCAACAAGCGATCGCCCAAATGATGCAACAAAGTAACGTTTGGTTATTACCTGCCGGTACGGAAGTTGAGATATATGTCAATCAGGCAATGCAGTTTTAG